The Conexivisphaera calida genome includes a region encoding these proteins:
- a CDS encoding V-type ATP synthase subunit F: MRVVAIGDKIFVNAFRLVGADGIEVSGPREMLEELRRILDSGNVGLILLSDDFASQIEPELAVIKGKYAVPLIYELPSPGGSPREIDYMEMVKEMMGS, encoded by the coding sequence GTGAGGGTAGTCGCCATAGGCGACAAAATATTCGTCAATGCGTTTCGGTTGGTAGGGGCGGATGGGATAGAGGTGTCCGGTCCTCGTGAGATGCTCGAGGAGCTCCGGCGTATTCTGGACTCAGGGAACGTCGGGCTCATCCTCCTGAGCGATGACTTCGCATCGCAGATAGAACCCGAGCTTGCCGTTATAAAGGGGAAGTACGCGGTGCCGCTCATCTACGAGCTTCCGTCACCCGGCGGCAGTCCGAGGGAGATCGACTACATGGAGATGGTGAAGGAGATGATGGGCTCATGA
- a CDS encoding V-type ATP synthase subunit A produces MSSQGRIIWVSGPAVKADNMSGTRMYEVVNVGEDRLVGEVIKLEGDTAFIQVYESTSNIRPGEPVERTGRPLSVALGPGVIGSIFDGLQRPLNRIAEMVGPFVKRGVSVENIPMDRKWHFVPTVKAGDEIGAGWILGTVQETPILENRVLAPPDLPRSKVTSVEPEGDYDLEHPIVTVEGPGEKRELKLYHYWPVRQKRPYRARLPPNVPLITGQRILDTFFPLAKGGTAAIPGGFGTGKTVTLHQIASWADAKVVVYVGCGERGNEMTEVLVRFPELKDPYSGRPLMERTVLIANTSNMPVAAREASIYTGVTIAEYYRDMGYDVIMVADSTSRWAEALREISGRLEEMPAEEGFPSYLASRLAEFYERAGRAEVLGEPSRIGSVSLAGAVSPPGADFTEPVTTHTLRFVRVFWALDTALAYSRHYPAINWIMSYSGYLDSVQGWWESNVDKEWRYLRDRAYEVLQREDALKDIVRLLGPEALPDEEKLVLDVARLMKLGFLQQNAYDPVDSYASPRKQVALLRLFVEFYNRALDAIEKGAKIDDVRALKTASLLPRLRYEVPEDQLGKLEEVERQMRAEFDALLSEVAKEVV; encoded by the coding sequence ATGTCATCGCAGGGGAGGATAATCTGGGTCAGCGGCCCGGCAGTGAAGGCCGACAACATGTCGGGAACTCGCATGTACGAGGTCGTCAACGTCGGCGAGGACAGGCTCGTGGGCGAGGTCATAAAGCTCGAAGGAGACACCGCGTTCATACAAGTGTACGAATCCACCAGCAACATAAGGCCGGGTGAGCCCGTGGAGAGGACCGGCCGCCCTCTCTCGGTCGCGCTGGGTCCGGGCGTCATAGGCAGCATATTCGATGGACTGCAGAGGCCGCTCAACCGCATAGCCGAAATGGTGGGGCCATTCGTCAAGAGGGGCGTTTCCGTCGAGAACATACCCATGGACAGGAAGTGGCACTTCGTGCCCACGGTCAAGGCCGGCGATGAGATCGGTGCTGGCTGGATACTCGGCACCGTTCAGGAGACCCCAATCCTCGAGAACCGCGTCTTGGCACCGCCGGATCTCCCGCGCTCCAAGGTCACGTCCGTGGAGCCCGAGGGGGACTACGACTTGGAGCATCCCATAGTGACCGTCGAGGGTCCAGGGGAAAAGCGCGAGCTCAAGCTCTATCACTACTGGCCGGTGAGGCAGAAGAGGCCCTATCGCGCGAGGCTTCCGCCGAACGTGCCGCTCATAACAGGTCAACGCATACTGGACACGTTCTTCCCGCTCGCTAAGGGCGGGACGGCCGCGATCCCCGGCGGCTTCGGCACTGGCAAGACCGTCACCCTTCACCAAATAGCTTCATGGGCCGACGCGAAGGTAGTGGTCTACGTGGGGTGTGGGGAGAGGGGGAACGAGATGACCGAGGTCCTGGTGAGGTTCCCGGAGCTCAAGGATCCGTACTCAGGGAGGCCTCTGATGGAGAGGACCGTCCTGATAGCCAACACGAGCAACATGCCCGTGGCGGCAAGGGAAGCCAGCATATACACAGGGGTGACGATCGCGGAGTACTACAGGGATATGGGCTACGACGTGATAATGGTAGCGGATTCCACGAGCAGGTGGGCCGAGGCGCTCAGGGAGATCAGCGGCAGGCTCGAGGAGATGCCAGCGGAGGAGGGATTCCCGTCTTATCTCGCCTCTCGCCTGGCGGAGTTCTATGAGAGGGCCGGCAGGGCCGAGGTACTCGGGGAGCCATCCAGAATAGGGTCCGTCAGCCTCGCGGGCGCAGTATCTCCGCCCGGCGCGGACTTCACGGAGCCCGTCACGACTCACACCCTCAGGTTCGTGAGGGTCTTCTGGGCGCTCGACACAGCGCTCGCGTACTCGAGGCATTATCCGGCAATAAACTGGATAATGAGCTACTCCGGCTATCTGGATTCCGTGCAGGGCTGGTGGGAGTCCAACGTGGACAAGGAATGGAGATATCTGCGCGACAGGGCATACGAGGTCCTGCAGAGGGAGGACGCGTTGAAGGATATAGTGAGGTTGCTGGGGCCCGAGGCGCTCCCGGACGAGGAGAAGCTCGTCTTGGACGTCGCGAGGCTGATGAAGCTTGGCTTCCTGCAGCAGAACGCGTATGATCCTGTGGACAGCTACGCGAGTCCAAGGAAGCAGGTGGCCCTGCTCAGGTTATTCGTGGAGTTCTACAACAGGGCACTGGACGCCATCGAGAAGGGTGCGAAGATCGATGACGTGCGCGCGCTGAAGACCGCGTCCCTTCTTCCCAGGCTCAGGTATGAGGTCCCGGAGGACCAGCTCGGAAAACTCGAGGAGGTCGAGAGGCAGATGCGTGCCGAGTTCGACGCGCTTCTCTCGGAGGTGGCGAAGGAAGTTGTCTAG
- a CDS encoding V-type ATP synthase subunit E: MSSGTQQQTGTERGPSVVDDVVDLEKKRIEELVSSAESEALERIRASKEATLKELEEVRREYATKIEGAKSRILGMAEIRARGELLRIMDEKSEDIMREAMSRISAMPRDSDYEKIFLALLEEASVAVGSPELVVRPAAPDAALAKKVLTRASRTKRFRGVSLKLSDDVVESVGGLVVSSADGKVSYDNTFEARLARYRETIKSAIADELKGGK, from the coding sequence ATGAGCTCCGGCACCCAGCAGCAGACGGGAACGGAGCGCGGACCCTCAGTAGTCGATGACGTGGTGGACTTGGAGAAGAAGCGGATCGAGGAGTTGGTGTCGTCCGCCGAGTCCGAGGCCCTTGAGAGAATACGCGCGTCCAAGGAGGCGACACTCAAGGAGCTCGAGGAGGTCAGGCGCGAATACGCGACAAAGATCGAGGGCGCCAAGTCCAGGATCCTCGGAATGGCCGAGATCAGGGCCAGGGGTGAGCTCCTCAGGATCATGGATGAGAAGTCCGAGGATATCATGAGGGAGGCGATGTCAAGGATATCTGCAATGCCCCGCGACTCCGACTATGAGAAGATATTTCTGGCACTCCTCGAGGAGGCCTCAGTTGCCGTGGGCTCCCCGGAGCTTGTGGTCAGGCCGGCTGCGCCCGATGCCGCGCTCGCCAAGAAGGTGCTCACCAGGGCCTCCCGCACGAAGCGCTTCAGGGGTGTCTCGCTGAAGCTCTCAGACGATGTCGTGGAGTCCGTCGGCGGCCTCGTGGTGTCGAGCGCTGACGGGAAGGTCTCCTACGATAACACGTTCGAGGCCAGGCTGGCTAGGTATCGGGAAACTATTAAGAGCGCAATAGCGGATGAGTTGAAGGGGGGTAAGTGA